A window from Sphingobacterium hotanense encodes these proteins:
- a CDS encoding CBS domain-containing protein, whose translation MKQRVPVSQIMSKELITLSQKDSLYDAENLFKKHNIRHLPVVENKKLVGVVSYSDLLKISYVDVTEDDDIESVVYDAYTVTQLMAKTPVSILPSSTVKEAAEILSKHSFHSIPVVENEELVGIVTTTDLLNYFIDQY comes from the coding sequence ATGAAACAAAGAGTCCCAGTATCGCAAATCATGAGTAAAGAGTTGATTACTCTATCCCAAAAAGACAGTCTTTACGACGCGGAAAATCTTTTCAAAAAACACAATATTCGTCACCTACCTGTAGTAGAAAACAAGAAATTAGTAGGCGTAGTGAGTTATTCCGACTTGTTAAAGATAAGCTATGTTGATGTAACTGAAGACGACGATATCGAATCAGTGGTTTACGACGCATACACCGTTACGCAACTTATGGCAAAAACGCCAGTCAGCATATTGCCGAGCAGCACGGTTAAAGAAGCTGCAGAAATTTTATCCAAGCATTCCTTTCATTCAATTCCAGTCGTTGAAAACGAAGAACTAGTAGGTATAGTCACGACAACTGACCTACTCAACTATTTCATCGACCAATACTAA
- a CDS encoding toll/interleukin-1 receptor domain-containing protein, whose protein sequence is MEQGSKDTSKRYKAFISYSHGNNQGEGRKWADWLHHALETYEIPEDLIGKKNEQGQEIPRQIYPVFQDEKELSASSNLNSSLTEALDRSEFLIYLSSPRSAKSNYVRDEIRYFKKTGKSKQIIALILSGEPEYSGKETENQCFPDELRYNVDADGTVQKDQPEEVLAADVRIPHTDKEGYTSAEAYRHQLQLEGKSNHEIKMAVDEYKKRLDLALLKIIAGILGVPLGELTKRDQAYQLEKIKKKNRNIQRIAIAIAALGIIAIIAGIVAWNQKNAALRNLARSLYASGINKLTESEYGDGAAYIAEATRRGDESAKLFAHSMLAIQDDLTVMQNSMAGNASYSPDAQWIATYANVGANNSVLQVWNAIDRKLVKQRADISSRQASRPQFDNKNRIYTAIDEYKIIRYHIADDKIEVLRPNPDSVFLTIRAVAPSGKYLVFQQSNQLVLFDIDKKQEKPLLSFSSITPNAAYFDQVDQTLVVTMLKDDATELRVFDLHRAEPKPVFTKILNSSIKRPMFSASGKQIAFTNQQGLHYVDYQQKKQFQIKPPGLPYSFAGINKNGTISAGNDDILDLFNDNGERIKYTKLSKNLFFSTDLTKILAQDPMDMDYHSPDWTQEIVNANPLSFIKNVKNTPLKLAQYYADDNFLAGIPGKNVNDLYVLNRNRNSIDLLNTQTGEITKGYFSIKEQISFIHFLPVSNIFIAKDKNGLTHSFDANTGKEIGKAFDSQVKTYVFNAEQTQVLARTGNNGFGIWDLRTGKKLISYETEGVLGGFTASPDLKTIIVVDKNSWKIIDVQTKSVLKEEKGTLNSGTFNKQGTALVVVRNDGKASVMNTKDYKTIFEIPTIEFPFLVFNNKGNVLAISEDANHMRLWNLDTKKSFGQNIIISKYSKFFQFSEDDSKIFVQDDAEGFGYVAKLVDARNGNVLTMPFINKKFDYIHILPGEKKILTVEGLMEGKAISVWEIPGNVETSKDQLAEDLEKFYGKKYDEETGAILAFNDNKKTYNTWYFQDPDVRTLSPNSKEGIVEIIKKHYPIKTDADVQFLGVNYAQHPLSRAILADYFGAKPETKYIGQRMYELTTIQLPKIRNENLKKEVQQILQTAAQKLKQ, encoded by the coding sequence ATGGAGCAAGGATCGAAAGACACGTCAAAACGATATAAAGCGTTTATTAGCTATAGCCATGGAAACAACCAGGGAGAAGGGAGAAAGTGGGCAGATTGGTTGCACCATGCTTTAGAGACTTACGAGATACCCGAAGATCTTATTGGGAAGAAGAATGAACAGGGACAGGAAATTCCCCGGCAAATCTACCCGGTCTTTCAAGATGAAAAGGAGTTATCGGCAAGCTCAAACCTCAATAGCTCCTTAACCGAAGCGCTCGATCGCTCTGAATTTTTAATCTACTTAAGCTCGCCACGATCTGCAAAGTCAAACTATGTTCGGGACGAGATACGCTATTTTAAAAAGACCGGCAAGTCGAAGCAGATAATTGCGTTAATATTGTCAGGAGAACCTGAATATAGCGGCAAGGAAACTGAAAACCAATGTTTCCCAGACGAGCTTCGATATAACGTTGATGCAGATGGCACCGTTCAGAAAGATCAACCCGAAGAAGTCCTCGCTGCTGATGTCAGGATTCCTCATACGGACAAAGAAGGCTATACTTCCGCTGAAGCCTATCGGCATCAGCTGCAGCTAGAAGGCAAGTCTAACCATGAAATTAAGATGGCGGTGGATGAGTATAAGAAACGTCTTGATCTTGCCCTCTTGAAAATTATTGCTGGTATTCTCGGCGTTCCGCTCGGCGAGCTGACCAAACGCGACCAAGCCTATCAACTGGAGAAAATCAAGAAGAAGAATAGAAATATACAGCGTATTGCTATCGCAATCGCTGCTTTAGGCATCATTGCCATTATCGCAGGTATCGTAGCATGGAATCAGAAGAATGCGGCACTTCGCAATCTTGCTCGTTCGCTCTATGCTTCCGGCATCAACAAATTAACGGAAAGTGAATACGGGGATGGCGCTGCGTATATCGCAGAAGCAACACGCCGGGGCGACGAAAGTGCGAAGCTATTTGCACACTCTATGCTCGCTATACAAGATGATCTCACTGTCATGCAAAACAGTATGGCCGGAAATGCCAGTTATTCACCAGATGCCCAATGGATAGCAACATATGCCAACGTAGGCGCAAATAATAGCGTGCTGCAGGTCTGGAATGCTATCGACAGAAAACTGGTCAAACAGCGTGCGGACATTAGCAGCCGCCAAGCCTCGAGACCGCAGTTCGACAATAAAAACAGAATCTATACGGCAATTGATGAATATAAAATCATCAGATACCATATCGCTGATGACAAGATAGAGGTGCTAAGACCCAATCCGGACAGCGTCTTCTTGACCATTCGCGCTGTAGCACCCTCTGGGAAATACCTTGTATTTCAGCAGTCGAATCAACTCGTCTTATTTGATATCGACAAAAAGCAGGAAAAACCACTGTTGAGCTTCTCATCTATTACGCCTAATGCAGCATATTTCGATCAGGTTGACCAGACTTTGGTCGTTACGATGCTAAAAGATGATGCGACTGAACTACGCGTCTTCGACCTGCATCGCGCAGAGCCTAAGCCTGTGTTTACCAAAATTTTGAACTCAAGTATTAAGCGTCCGATGTTCAGTGCGTCTGGAAAGCAGATTGCATTCACAAATCAGCAAGGACTTCATTATGTCGACTATCAACAAAAGAAACAGTTTCAAATTAAACCTCCCGGTCTTCCCTATTCTTTCGCGGGCATCAACAAGAATGGGACAATCAGTGCCGGTAATGATGATATTCTGGATCTGTTCAACGATAATGGCGAGCGAATCAAATATACCAAGCTTTCGAAAAATCTATTCTTCAGTACAGATTTAACAAAGATATTAGCGCAAGACCCTATGGATATGGATTACCATTCGCCAGATTGGACACAGGAAATCGTAAATGCTAATCCGCTAAGCTTCATTAAAAATGTGAAAAACACACCCCTAAAACTAGCCCAATATTATGCGGATGACAATTTCTTAGCGGGCATTCCCGGTAAAAATGTAAACGATCTGTACGTATTGAATAGAAACAGGAACTCGATTGATTTATTAAACACACAGACCGGCGAGATTACAAAAGGATACTTCTCCATCAAGGAACAGATTAGCTTTATCCACTTTCTTCCAGTTTCCAATATCTTTATTGCTAAAGACAAAAATGGTTTAACGCATTCCTTTGATGCCAATACAGGAAAGGAAATAGGGAAAGCCTTCGACAGTCAGGTCAAGACCTATGTTTTCAATGCCGAACAAACGCAGGTCTTAGCTCGTACAGGAAACAATGGTTTTGGGATTTGGGATTTAAGAACCGGCAAAAAGCTCATCAGTTACGAAACTGAAGGTGTACTGGGCGGATTCACCGCCAGTCCTGACCTGAAAACTATCATAGTTGTTGATAAGAATTCCTGGAAGATTATCGATGTGCAGACCAAGAGCGTCTTAAAAGAAGAAAAGGGTACTTTGAATAGCGGGACCTTCAATAAACAAGGAACAGCATTAGTTGTCGTGCGAAACGACGGCAAAGCAAGTGTGATGAATACCAAAGACTACAAGACGATCTTCGAAATTCCAACCATCGAGTTCCCTTTTTTGGTCTTCAACAACAAAGGCAATGTCCTAGCGATCTCAGAAGATGCAAACCATATGCGTCTGTGGAATTTGGACACGAAAAAGTCGTTCGGGCAGAATATCATCATCAGCAAATACTCTAAGTTTTTTCAATTCTCCGAAGATGATTCCAAGATCTTCGTTCAGGACGATGCCGAAGGCTTTGGCTATGTTGCCAAACTTGTGGATGCAAGGAATGGCAATGTATTAACTATGCCGTTCATCAACAAGAAATTCGACTATATCCATATCCTTCCAGGCGAGAAAAAGATACTCACCGTTGAAGGCTTGATGGAAGGCAAAGCGATAAGCGTATGGGAGATTCCAGGGAATGTGGAAACTTCGAAAGATCAACTTGCTGAAGATCTGGAAAAGTTCTATGGAAAAAAATACGACGAAGAAACGGGCGCCATATTAGCGTTCAATGATAATAAAAAAACCTACAATACCTGGTATTTTCAGGATCCGGATGTCAGAACACTCTCTCCAAACTCAAAAGAAGGAATCGTCGAAATCATCAAAAAGCACTACCCGATCAAAACCGATGCTGATGTACAGTTCCTTGGGGTAAACTATGCACAGCATCCCCTATCTCGCGCCATCCTTGCAGACTACTTCGGTGCAAAGCCCGAAACCAAATACATAGGGCAACGAATGTATGAATTGACAACAATTCAGCTTCCGAAGATTAGGAATGAGAATTTGAAAAAAGAGGTACAACAAATCTTACAGACAGCAGCACAAAAACTTAAACAATAA
- a CDS encoding HAD domain-containing protein, which translates to MIVFLDIDGVMVHANPHRPVELDADGFYKFNDVAVKILQSTIYFTKDQIVLSSSHRYRYSIAEWKEIFGRRGLKFKFLSILDFVRRGPNAQDSVGKSDRISRKAEIFGWIAANKVSEQNVVIIDDDKSLNDLPKELKKRLVLTNPYNGLIEQSQLHQVLKRRVKRKL; encoded by the coding sequence ATGATTGTATTTTTAGATATTGACGGTGTGATGGTACATGCAAATCCGCATAGACCTGTAGAGCTTGATGCCGACGGATTTTATAAGTTCAACGATGTTGCTGTTAAAATTCTTCAATCGACCATATATTTTACAAAAGATCAAATAGTGCTTTCTAGTTCCCATCGCTATAGATATAGTATTGCAGAATGGAAAGAGATTTTTGGTCGACGTGGATTAAAATTTAAGTTTTTAAGTATTTTAGATTTCGTGAGACGTGGTCCAAACGCGCAAGATTCTGTTGGGAAATCTGATAGAATTAGCAGGAAGGCCGAGATCTTCGGATGGATAGCAGCAAATAAGGTTTCGGAACAAAATGTTGTTATAATTGATGATGATAAGTCGCTAAATGATTTACCAAAAGAACTTAAGAAAAGATTAGTTTTAACCAATCCCTATAATGGTTTAATTGAGCAATCTCAATTGCATCAGGTTCTGAAGAGAAGGGTGAAGAGGAAGTTGTAG
- a CDS encoding TIM-barrel domain-containing protein has product MTYKNNKMFWALALSLCIAQTSEAKAIQSAVPTVVCATDSLSILSAEQINATTIDLLLSNQKRISFDFYGDNIFRVFFDPNGGIIRDPQAKPEANILVDNPRKAVKGLRFEDANDRILIKTERIRIDISKDNSLFEITDLKSGKTVLQSLSAIQFGDKKSGINLKEQDDEYFFGGGVQNGRFTHKGKAILIENTNSWTDGGVASPTPFYWSNKGYGVMFYTFKKGRYDFGAKEKGTVMLSHDSDYFDAFFMVNPDAVSLLNDFYQLTGNPVLLPKFGFYQGHLNAYNRDYWKEDENGILFEDGKRYKESQKDKTGIRESLNGELNNYQFSARAVIDRYKNNDMPLGWLLPNDGYGAGYGQTKTLYGNIANLKSLGDYAREKGVEIGLWTQSDLHPKDSIDALLQRDIVKEVRDAGVRVLKTDVAWVGAGYSFGLNGVSDVGHIMPYYGKDARPFIISLDGWAGTQRYAGIWSGDQTGGVWEYIRFHIPTYIGSGLSGQPNISSDIDGIFGGKNKIVNTRDFQWKTFSPMQLNMDGWGSNEKYPHALGEPITSINRHYLKWKSQLMPYTYSIAKEAVSGQPMIRAMFLDDPNAYTLSTATQYQYLYGPSILVAPIYQATKADTLGNDIRNHIYLPEGQWVDYFTGEEYAGNQVINNFKAPLWKLPVFIKRGAIIPVVPANNNVSEIDPGLRIIEFYPHAWNTFKLYDDDGTTEAYRSGKSVETIITSGIAKSGEVLLEIQKTTGDFDGFQKNQATEFRVNLTQKPKKVVLKINGRKYKLQEVDSREKLESIDYGYYYEARPNLNQFATPGSEFAKVQIIKNPELIVKVKSLDITENALALGITGYRYETENSYLKQTGALSAPSNAQVKDANAKAYTLRPTWDAVANADYYEIDFQDVHYGLIQDTTLLFEGLKAERDYQFKIRAVNKDGFSDWTSFAAKTKANPLLYAIPGIVGTTTVPNQGSEGIEKLFDYDEGNMWHTQWGKEAVPFDIVMDLKSFNQLDKFQYLPRSGRGNGVLLKGKVAYSSDQSHWEDAGDFTWAHNDEVKTFVFDKQPNARYIKISVSEAVGDFGSGRELYVFKVPGTESYIPGDINNDRLINRNDYTSYINYTGLRQGDADFEGYVSNGDVNKNGLIDAYDISVVATQLDGKVKPEKEENLKGTIKLSTAKTRYAADDVVTIKVEGVDLNAVNALSFALPYSAQDYEYLGIDNLGLKQMDNLTNDRLHTNGQKALYPTFVNVGNKETAKGSNELFVIKLKAKRNVIFNLKAIDGILVDKNLKSKSF; this is encoded by the coding sequence ATGACTTACAAAAACAATAAGATGTTCTGGGCGCTGGCATTATCGCTGTGTATCGCGCAGACATCGGAAGCGAAAGCTATACAATCCGCTGTACCAACTGTTGTATGTGCTACGGACAGTCTTTCTATTTTATCTGCAGAGCAGATAAATGCTACAACAATAGATCTTCTTTTATCCAATCAAAAGCGTATTAGCTTTGATTTCTATGGAGATAATATCTTTCGTGTATTCTTCGATCCGAATGGAGGGATCATTCGAGATCCTCAAGCGAAGCCTGAGGCTAATATACTTGTCGATAATCCTAGAAAGGCCGTCAAAGGCTTAAGATTTGAGGATGCTAATGATAGAATCCTGATCAAAACGGAAAGAATCCGTATTGATATATCTAAAGATAACAGCCTATTCGAGATTACTGATTTGAAATCGGGAAAGACGGTCCTTCAAAGTTTATCTGCTATACAGTTTGGAGATAAGAAGAGTGGTATCAACCTGAAAGAGCAAGACGACGAGTATTTCTTTGGTGGGGGAGTCCAGAATGGGCGCTTCACGCATAAGGGAAAGGCAATTCTGATTGAGAATACCAACTCATGGACCGACGGCGGTGTGGCATCGCCTACACCTTTCTATTGGTCCAATAAGGGATATGGGGTGATGTTCTATACCTTTAAGAAAGGTCGCTACGATTTCGGAGCGAAAGAAAAGGGTACTGTGATGTTATCCCATGACTCGGATTACTTCGACGCCTTTTTTATGGTGAATCCTGATGCAGTATCCCTGCTTAACGACTTCTATCAACTCACAGGGAATCCTGTACTCTTACCTAAGTTTGGTTTCTATCAAGGGCATCTTAATGCCTACAACCGGGACTACTGGAAAGAAGATGAAAATGGAATTCTATTTGAAGACGGAAAGCGCTATAAGGAAAGCCAAAAGGATAAAACCGGTATTCGTGAATCGTTGAATGGAGAGTTGAACAATTACCAGTTTTCAGCGAGAGCAGTTATCGATAGATATAAGAATAACGATATGCCATTAGGTTGGTTATTGCCCAACGATGGTTATGGCGCTGGCTATGGCCAGACCAAAACACTGTATGGCAATATTGCGAATCTAAAAAGCTTGGGCGACTATGCACGCGAAAAGGGAGTAGAGATTGGTCTGTGGACACAATCTGACTTACACCCTAAAGACAGCATCGACGCATTGTTACAGCGTGATATCGTGAAGGAAGTGCGCGATGCAGGAGTGAGAGTGCTCAAGACTGATGTAGCATGGGTTGGGGCAGGCTATTCTTTCGGACTTAATGGCGTATCTGATGTTGGACATATTATGCCGTATTACGGAAAAGATGCACGTCCTTTCATCATCTCATTAGATGGTTGGGCAGGGACGCAGCGTTATGCTGGTATTTGGTCAGGAGACCAAACAGGTGGTGTATGGGAATACATCCGGTTCCATATTCCTACATATATAGGGTCAGGGCTCTCCGGACAGCCTAATATCAGCTCTGATATTGATGGTATCTTCGGAGGCAAAAATAAGATTGTCAATACGCGCGATTTCCAATGGAAGACTTTCTCGCCAATGCAATTGAATATGGATGGCTGGGGTAGTAACGAAAAATATCCACATGCCTTGGGTGAGCCAATCACTTCGATCAACAGACACTATTTAAAGTGGAAGTCGCAGTTGATGCCTTATACTTATAGTATCGCAAAGGAAGCGGTTTCAGGACAACCAATGATACGGGCGATGTTCTTAGACGATCCTAACGCTTATACGTTAAGCACCGCAACGCAGTATCAATACCTATACGGGCCCTCTATATTGGTTGCACCAATCTACCAAGCCACAAAAGCTGACACGCTAGGAAACGATATCCGTAATCATATTTATTTACCTGAAGGACAGTGGGTAGATTATTTTACAGGCGAGGAATACGCAGGAAATCAGGTAATCAACAATTTTAAAGCACCACTTTGGAAACTGCCAGTTTTCATTAAACGAGGAGCCATTATTCCTGTTGTTCCTGCGAATAACAATGTTTCAGAAATAGATCCTGGACTTCGTATTATTGAGTTTTATCCGCATGCGTGGAATACGTTTAAACTCTATGATGATGATGGTACAACGGAGGCTTATCGCAGCGGCAAGTCTGTAGAAACGATTATTACATCTGGAATTGCCAAGAGTGGAGAAGTGCTACTCGAAATCCAGAAAACTACAGGTGATTTTGATGGCTTTCAGAAAAACCAAGCGACAGAGTTTCGGGTAAACTTGACCCAAAAGCCCAAGAAAGTCGTACTGAAAATCAATGGCCGCAAATATAAGTTGCAGGAAGTTGATAGTAGAGAGAAATTAGAATCCATAGACTACGGATATTATTATGAAGCTCGTCCGAATCTTAATCAATTTGCTACTCCAGGTTCTGAGTTCGCAAAGGTTCAGATCATTAAAAACCCGGAATTAATTGTAAAGGTAAAATCTTTAGACATCACTGAAAATGCGCTTGCCTTGGGTATTACAGGCTATCGCTATGAAACCGAGAACAGTTATTTGAAGCAAACCGGTGCCTTATCTGCACCTAGCAATGCGCAGGTAAAGGATGCAAACGCAAAAGCGTATACCTTACGTCCAACATGGGACGCTGTTGCCAATGCTGATTACTACGAGATTGATTTTCAAGACGTACATTATGGATTGATCCAAGATACCACTTTACTGTTTGAAGGATTAAAAGCAGAGCGTGATTATCAGTTCAAGATCCGTGCGGTAAATAAAGACGGCTTTTCGGATTGGACGAGCTTCGCGGCGAAAACTAAGGCTAATCCGCTATTGTATGCAATTCCAGGGATCGTGGGGACTACAACTGTTCCTAATCAAGGAAGTGAGGGGATAGAGAAGTTATTCGACTATGATGAAGGCAATATGTGGCATACGCAATGGGGAAAAGAAGCTGTTCCATTTGATATTGTTATGGATTTAAAATCTTTCAATCAATTGGATAAGTTTCAGTACCTACCTCGTTCCGGACGTGGAAACGGCGTATTGCTGAAAGGTAAAGTAGCATATAGTAGCGATCAATCACATTGGGAGGATGCAGGCGATTTCACGTGGGCTCACAATGATGAGGTGAAGACGTTCGTGTTTGATAAGCAACCTAATGCGCGCTATATCAAAATTTCCGTATCTGAAGCCGTTGGTGATTTCGGATCAGGGCGCGAACTCTATGTTTTCAAAGTTCCGGGAACCGAAAGTTACATCCCGGGAGATATCAACAATGACCGCTTGATCAATCGTAACGATTATACCTCATATATAAACTATACAGGCTTGCGCCAAGGCGATGCGGACTTCGAAGGCTATGTAAGCAATGGCGATGTCAACAAGAATGGACTTATTGACGCTTATGATATTTCGGTAGTAGCTACTCAGTTGGACGGCAAAGTAAAACCGGAGAAAGAAGAGAATCTGAAAGGCACTATTAAATTGTCTACGGCGAAAACTCGTTATGCTGCAGATGATGTAGTAACCATCAAAGTGGAAGGCGTCGATTTAAACGCTGTCAATGCATTGAGTTTCGCGTTGCCATATAGTGCTCAAGATTACGAATATCTAGGAATTGACAACCTAGGTTTGAAGCAAATGGATAACTTAACCAATGACAGGCTTCATACCAACGGACAGAAGGCATTATATCCAACGTTTGTGAATGTGGGCAATAAGGAGACCGCCAAAGGAAGCAATGAACTGTTTGTTATCAAATTGAAAGCAAAACGCAATGTTATTTTTAATCTGAAAGCGATTGATGGCATATTAGTCGATAAAAACTTAAAATCAAAAAGCTTCTAG
- the thiD gene encoding bifunctional hydroxymethylpyrimidine kinase/phosphomethylpyrimidine kinase — protein MIDTATHHSAKTVLSIAGFDSIAGAGLQADTKTISAIGCYAVNVLTALPIQNTMGVRSVYPIPDQAVEDQLNCIFDDIYPDSIKIGMLPNPNQVEIVARLLKGYQGSIVIDPVMVSTSGHLLVDQETITLSKALLYPMATLVTPNLDEASMLTECKVSNLEEMNQAADKLIHMGMHAVLLKGGHLDSEKLSSILKIAGQDPEIYESERIASKNTRGTGCTLSSAIASYLALGDTLPVACQKALDYVHHAILAAKDRSLGKGNGPLDHFFKR, from the coding sequence ATGATAGACACAGCAACCCACCATAGTGCCAAAACAGTTCTAAGTATCGCCGGATTTGACAGCATTGCCGGGGCAGGCTTACAGGCAGACACGAAGACCATCTCTGCAATAGGCTGTTATGCCGTGAATGTACTGACGGCCTTGCCTATACAGAACACAATGGGAGTTCGATCGGTCTACCCTATTCCTGATCAAGCAGTGGAAGATCAATTAAACTGTATTTTCGACGATATTTATCCCGACAGCATTAAAATTGGTATGCTTCCAAATCCTAACCAAGTCGAAATCGTTGCTCGTTTATTAAAAGGATATCAGGGAAGCATTGTTATTGACCCCGTCATGGTTTCTACATCGGGGCACCTGTTGGTAGATCAGGAAACCATTACATTGTCCAAAGCACTCCTCTATCCGATGGCTACCCTAGTCACTCCCAACCTCGATGAAGCAAGTATGCTGACTGAATGTAAAGTTTCCAACCTTGAAGAAATGAACCAAGCTGCTGATAAGCTTATCCATATGGGGATGCATGCCGTATTGCTCAAGGGCGGACATTTGGATAGCGAAAAACTTAGCAGCATATTAAAAATAGCAGGCCAAGATCCTGAAATATATGAGTCTGAACGAATAGCGAGCAAAAACACTCGCGGAACGGGATGTACCCTTTCCTCAGCAATTGCATCTTACCTTGCGCTAGGCGATACCCTGCCTGTGGCATGCCAAAAAGCGTTGGATTATGTACATCACGCTATATTAGCAGCGAAAGACAGATCGCTCGGCAAGGGCAATGGCCCCTTGGATCATTTTTTCAAGCGCTAA
- a CDS encoding NAD-binding protein: MKLNRRQKGIFGIIFIVALIVLSWIGLSKLYPESNTLRYLPDRIYRIIKIVFGSDPSATSLEDASIPWELIVAKIFTIFILLFGAFKIIQKIFSEQYTLLMASFKQNHLISIGVSKKGRQLLQGLKEDKNQQGIVIEKETEHANISAVKKQGHKVIIGNAEDENTLLEAGIKRASDLIVFLENEQTVIEIVESVQQIYKKSNCDNALRCYVHLRNPRLIDLVKNADLQFANNSVDLHFFNVHKMVARQFFTKLVNDLEAGQSQDLEKIVFIGFGDFAKAILLQALRIMHLHPNKEPKIAIYTEGANKAQIQFQERYPMAHKIGEISFHEFEGSFTPILHEQNLGELNKKAIVINAFDDDEINLNNALELLQKSRPSEFAIYTLNAEGKGLRALMEGSKENKRIHFFGGIEETCSIEFITGEKQDKIAQAIHDDYQKLTSGEATESSRYTSDWHTLSEDAKDANRTQADHIPFKLLLTGKPLETTNPKDFQFTSEEIEYLAIIEHKRWMAHRYLHGWDFGTTRNDDLKLHPSLVPWEQISEAEKQKDRDTILRIHKLI; this comes from the coding sequence ATGAAGCTCAATAGAAGGCAAAAAGGCATATTTGGAATCATATTTATCGTCGCACTGATCGTACTCTCCTGGATAGGGCTATCCAAACTCTATCCCGAAAGCAATACGCTCAGATATTTACCCGATCGCATCTACCGAATCATCAAAATTGTGTTCGGGAGTGATCCGTCTGCAACCTCACTGGAAGATGCAAGTATCCCTTGGGAACTCATTGTGGCAAAGATATTCACGATTTTCATTCTACTATTTGGAGCCTTTAAGATTATACAAAAGATTTTTAGTGAGCAATACACGCTCCTGATGGCTTCTTTCAAACAAAATCACCTCATCAGCATAGGTGTTTCAAAAAAAGGACGTCAGCTTCTCCAAGGCCTTAAAGAGGACAAGAATCAGCAAGGAATTGTGATTGAGAAAGAAACGGAACATGCCAACATATCTGCGGTTAAAAAACAGGGACATAAAGTAATCATTGGAAATGCGGAGGATGAAAATACATTACTGGAAGCCGGTATCAAAAGAGCCTCAGACCTAATCGTATTTCTTGAAAACGAGCAGACAGTAATTGAGATTGTAGAATCAGTGCAGCAAATCTACAAGAAATCCAATTGTGATAATGCGCTTCGCTGTTATGTGCACCTAAGAAATCCTCGACTGATCGACTTAGTGAAAAATGCAGATCTCCAATTCGCTAATAACAGCGTAGACCTACATTTCTTTAATGTCCATAAGATGGTTGCTCGGCAATTCTTTACCAAGCTCGTCAACGATCTGGAAGCCGGACAATCTCAAGATCTGGAGAAAATAGTATTCATTGGATTTGGAGATTTTGCTAAAGCTATCCTTTTGCAGGCACTTCGTATTATGCACCTGCACCCGAATAAAGAACCAAAGATCGCTATTTATACCGAGGGGGCTAATAAGGCACAAATCCAATTTCAGGAAAGATATCCTATGGCTCATAAAATTGGTGAGATCAGTTTTCACGAATTTGAAGGGTCTTTTACGCCGATTTTGCATGAGCAAAACTTAGGCGAATTAAATAAAAAAGCAATTGTCATCAATGCCTTCGATGACGATGAAATAAACCTAAACAACGCATTAGAACTTCTCCAAAAAAGTAGACCATCCGAATTTGCGATTTATACGCTCAATGCAGAAGGCAAAGGATTAAGAGCATTGATGGAAGGCAGCAAGGAAAACAAAAGGATTCACTTCTTTGGAGGGATCGAAGAAACCTGCAGCATTGAGTTTATCACCGGTGAAAAACAAGACAAAATAGCGCAGGCAATCCACGATGATTATCAAAAACTAACCTCCGGGGAAGCCACAGAAAGCAGCCGATATACCTCCGACTGGCACACACTTAGCGAAGATGCGAAGGATGCAAATAGAACGCAGGCAGATCATATTCCTTTCAAACTTTTACTGACCGGAAAACCCTTGGAAACAACGAACCCTAAGGATTTCCAATTCACGTCTGAAGAAATTGAATACCTAGCAATAATTGAACACAAAAGGTGGATGGCGCATCGATATCTACATGGATGGGATTTTGGAACAACCAGAAATGATGATCTTAAACTGCATCCTTCCTTAGTACCATGGGAGCAGATATCAGAAGCAGAGAAACAGAAAGATAGGGATACAATTTTAAGAATCCATAAACTTATTTAA